The sequence ACGCCTGAGCACGAATTTATGTTGCGAGACGGCGCCTATCAAAAGGCTTCTGAGCTTGGGGCAGGGCAATCGCTTATGCCCTTTTATTCTCAACGGGATAACGAGGGCTACGTCCGAATCCAGCAAAACTACTCTGGCCGATGGCATCGTGCACATTGGATGGCTGGGATCACCGGCAAACTCTCCAATCACAAAGTTATATCCGTGCAACGTGTAGAAGCGCGTCAAGATGTTTACTGCCTCGTCGTTCCTCAACATCACAACTTCGCGCTTTCAGCAGGAGTATTTGTTCATAACTGCCGAATGCGCCTGTCTATATATTCTGTCTCACCCCACCTCATCGGCCAGAAGCCGGGCCAGTTCGAGAAGTCACTGCTGGAGCAAACACAGTTCGGCATGGGCGCAGAATGGAAGGGCAACCGCCGCGCCGAGCACGCCGTGCTCGACGACCCGGCCTGGAACGCGACCCGCCTGCTTCGCTCACTGCAAGACAATGCTCACCGACAACTTGGCACGAGCGGAACCGGCAACCACTTTGTCGAGTGGGGCACGTTCACCCTCAAGCAGGATTCGCCGGAGTTGGAATTGAAGGCGGGCGAGTATCTGGCTTTGCTCTCGCACAGCGGCTCGCGCTCCGTCGGCTTCAAGATTGCCGACTTCTACTCGAAGCTGGCGATGGAGAAACATCCAACGCTCGACAAGAGCGCCCGCCACCTCTCGTGGCTCTCACTCGACTCGGAAGAAGGGCAAGAGTATTGGCTCTCGATGGAGTTGGCCGGCAAGTTCGCCTCGGCCAACCATTACGTCATTCATCATCGGGTGGCCGCCGCCGCCGGCCTCAAGGAACTCGTCGTCGTCGAGAACCATCATAACTTTGCCTGGCGAGAAAAATCTCCGGACGGAAGCGAAGTGATTGTCCATCGCAAGGGCGCGACTCCGGCCGGGCCGGGCGTGCTGGGCGTGATTCCGGGTTCGATGGGCGACGCCGGTTACGTGGTTCGGGGCAAAGGGGTAGCCGACTCTTTAAGTTCGGCCTCGCACGGCGCAGGGCGGCAGATGAGCCGCAAGGCCGCCATCCACAGCATCACCAAGACTGCCCGCGATGCTTATTTGCGCGAACGCGGCGTTACCCTGCTCGGCGGCGGGCTGGACGAAGCGCCGCAGGCCTACAAGCCCATCGAGTCGATCATCGCCGCCCAAAGCGATCTGGTGGACATCATTGGCAAGTTCACCCCCAGGCTGGTGCGCATGGCCGACGAACCGGGAGACATTTAGCCAAGCACAATGTAGAGCGACGCGAAGCGGGCAACTCGCTCTACATATTCAACAACTTCGATTCGCTGATCGCCATTTCAATAAACAACGCCGACGACCAGCCGAAGATCGAAGCGGCTTTGGGCGGGGCTTCGCCGGTGTTGGGGTTGTAATATTCGTAGACATCGTCTCCGGCCAGCATCATGGCCAGAGTGCGGCGCCGAAGTTCGCGGGCCAGGTCGTCGTAACCCGCCCGCTCCAGACCCTCCATCAGCAAATAGTTGACATTCACCCACGTCGGCCCGCGCCACATTTGTAAAGGATCGAATTTAGGATCGTCGAGTGCTACTGTCGGCACGGGAAACTGCGGCCAGAACTGATTCTTGTCGGTGAGGTGGCCGACGAGGCGGGTTGCGATCTCGGACGGCATGCGCCCGGTGATGAGCGGGAAGAGGTTGAACGGGGTGCGGACGCGAATCGGCGCTCCCCCCTTCCTGGCCCAGAACAACCCGGCCTCTTCATCCCACATCGAGCGAATTATCCGCTGGGCCAGCGCCTCGGCCCGCCCGGCCCACATCTCAGCGTCGGCTTTTTCGCCGATGATGGTTGCCATCTTCGCCAACGACTCCTGTTGCAAACACAAATAAGTGTTCAGGTCGGGCGCTTCCACTGGCATGCCCTCGTCCCACAGCGGGCTGTCGTCGAGGCCGGACGAAAACGGATGCTGATATTCGCACAGGCCGTTGCCGTCCAGGTCGTTCTTCTCAAACCACCAGTTGTTCCAGCGCACAATCGGCTCGTAAATCTCGTCGAGAAACTCGCGGTCGCCGTCGGCTTCAAACAACTTCCAGGCCGCCCAGGCCACCAACGGTGGTTTGGTCACGTCGGCCTCCACCGGGAACGTCAGGCGCGTCACCGTGCCTTCGTCGTGAACCGCGTCCGGGATCATGCCGTCTTCCCGCTGATGATCGAGCACGATGCGAATCTGATCCTTCGCCAGCTTCAGGTCAACGTGGCGATAGGCCAGGGCGTGGAAATATGCATCCCACTGCCACACGCCCACGTAGTGAATCTTGGACGGCGTCATCGCCTCGCGGGTGGTGTAAAAGCGGGTGGAGATCAGCCCGGCGCGCATGATCCACCAGGCGTAATAATATTGGGCGCGATACGGCCCGGCCACTTCGGGCGCGGCGGCAAACCACTCGTGCCAGCGTTTGGCCGCCGACTCCAGGGCAACCGCCGGCTCAGGTATCCACCGGTTGAAGCCGAGACGCGGGGTGATGTTGACGAGCAGTGACCGGCCACCCGGTGAAGCGTCAAACGATAAACGAATCAACTGGCTCCCGCCGTCAACGGCGGTCGTCTCGTTCTTCAACAAACGGGCATTGGTAGTGTAAGCAATGTTGCGGCGGATGTCGCCGGTGAGGCGCAGAACGCCGCCACGCCGGTCGGTTTGGGCGCGATCCAGGTTGGCGCGGAAGGTCAGGCCGCAGACGGCGGGCGGCAGAACGATCAGTAAAGTCTCGGCATCCACAAAGCAAATGGTGAAAGCGCCGAGGGCAGTCTGGCAATCAATACGATGAGGATAAGTGGTCAGTTCAAAGTCGAGCGCCCGGCCTTCACCGTCGGTGAAGCGCCATTCGTCCACGATGGGCGGACGATTGCGATAGGCCGAGAGCTGGCCTTCGCGTTTGAACCAGCGCTCGGCCAGCCGCACGGCGAGATGATGATCGGCGTGAAAGACCATGAGCCGTGAGCCGCGCTCGCTAAATGGGATCTGGCGCAAGTTGATTCGATTCTTGAGGAGTTCAAGAAAAGGCAATGTCATGGCCGGTCTTTCCTCCGCGCCGCGTACTCCGGCATTCCGATCATCGGCGGGCGGTCGCGCTCTACGATCTCTTCTACGTCTAAAAAGTAGTTGCCAGACTGATGACGAATCAACTTCATGGATTTGTTCACGTCGTCCAAAATCGCGCGGTTGTAACGCCGCTCCAGCTTGCGAATCACGGCCTGCAGGATCGCAAACGACATCTTGCTCAACGCCTCCAGCGGCTGGTTGTGGTGGATGCGCTCCAGCAAGTCCACCTGGGCAATCGCCCCCAGCCCGTATTTCTCAAACACGTCAATCAACAACCCGGTCTCCACGCCGTAGCCGGAGAAAAACGAGAACTGCTCCAGCGCCGAGCGGCGGCCGGCATATTCGCCGGACAGCGGCTGGATCACGCCCGACAGTTCGGGATAAAACAGATTGAGCAAGGGCCGGGCCGTCAACTCGGTCACCCGCCCCCCGCCCCCGGCCTGAGTCTTGTCTCCCACTTTGAGCGGGCGGCGATAGAAGCCTTTGACGAATTGGATGAGCGGGTTGAGCAGAAGCGGCCCGATGATGCCATAGACAAAACGCGGATGGATGTTGACGATGTCGGTGTCAACCCAGGCAATAATATCGCCCTCAGTCACAAGCAGACTCTTCCACAAAGCCTCGCCCTTGCCTCGCCGCGCGTCCAGCTCGGGCAAAATCTGTTGATGAATGTAAACGGGCACGCCAAGCGATTTGGCAATCTCCCGCGTCCGGTCGGTGGAATTTGAATCGATCAACACGATCTCGTCCAGCAAAGGCGTTTCGTCCATCAAAGCCCGCTTTACTGTTTCGATCACCCGGCCCACGGTGGCTTCCTCATTCAAGGCGGGCAGAGCCAGGCTGATCTTAAGGCTCTGCTTCTCTTTGAGGGCCAGCAAGCGCCTCAGGTCGGCGAACTCGCCGGCGTGAAACGTGTTCTCGGCAAACCACTTGTCCACCAGAATCGAAATCGCCTGCGTCCCGGCCATCTCGTCAAGCGGCGTGGGCGGCATCGGGCGGCGGGTCTTCACCGCCATCACCGCCGCCGGCGACTCTTGCAAAACCCGGTCGGCCACCGGGCCGAGCGAGGCGTTGCTCAGCAACGGTTGAGCCGTCGCCCCTATCACCACCAGATCAAACGCCCCGGCCCGCCCCAAAATTATCCCGGCCGGGTCGGCGGTGGGCGCCGACTCTGTTTGCACCTCGGGCAAACGCTTCAACACCTGCTCCAGGCCGCGAAAGGGCGCGTCGGTCGCGGCCTGATCCTGCAGGGTCAGGTGAAGCGCGGTGAGTTGTCGAGGGCGCAAACTTAAACCTACTCGTAGCGCCAGTTCGGCGTGCGGCCCGCCGCGCACCGGCATTAGCACCCGGCCCGGCTCTTTGGGGAACGGCCCGCGCACCAGCGCCACGTCGCACGGCGGGCGGGCCAGCACTTCGGCCACAGTCACGCAGAGCGAGTCCAGTTGGCATCGCCACTCCAGCAACAACAAGTCCGGCTTCTCAGACTCGATCACTTCCAACAAGTCGGCCCAGGGCGTGTGCGAGACCAGCACCGCCGATTTGCTCCGCACCTGCACGCCATCGGCCAGCTCACGCAGAAGTTTTCGCACGTGCCGCGCTTTGGTCGCCCCGGCGCTCAACGGTTCACCGGCCGGCATTGGCACCAGACCGACCAGCACCACGTCCGGCGCCAGGGCGCGGGCGGCGGCCAGGGTTGTATCGTAATCACAATCGTAGACAACCGGCGCCAGAGCAGAGCGAAGCGAGGTAAAGCGATGCTTCTTCACAGATCGGCTCCTTTCAGCAACGGCGCAATGTGCTCGTTGTAAACTTTTTCCCAGGTGAACCTTTGGCGGGCGCGAACGGCAAAACGATAAGCCGGGTCGGCTTGCAGGCGCGAAGCTATCAGGCCGGCGACAATTTTTGGTTCAGCCTCCGGCGAGAAGCGCGTCACATCCTCGCCGCCCAGATCGCGAAGAGGCGGGATGTCGGCGCAGAAGATCGGGAGGCGGGCAATGGCCGCCTCGAGGAGTGGGATGCCGAATCCTTCCTCGCGGCTGGTGAGGAGCAGGGCATCGGCCAGTCTAAAAAAGTCGGCCACCACTGAGTCGGGCAACCCTTCGGCTCCGCTCAGGGCGTCGGCGTGCTCGGCCACGAAGTGGGCAACGCCCTTCAAGCCCAGTTCATCCCGCAAAGTCAGAAGGCTTCGTTTGTATTCGGCGTTGGCCGGGTTGTGCGGGCCTTCGGGGCCGGTGACGACGAGGGCGGCCTGCGGCAGGTCGCGGCGCAGTTCGGCCTGGGCGCGCAAAGCCAGCTCTATGTTTTTGCGCGGTGTGAGGCGGACAGGCAAGAGCAGGAGCGGCTCGGCCTCAGCCAGCTTCAGCTTTTCAAACAGCATTTGAGTTTGCGGTTCAAGTTTGAGCAGATGTCTGGTTTCGACTCCGTTGGGAACGACGACGATGGACTGGGCAGAGATGTGAAGCAGGCCGGCCAACTCACGGCGGCGAAACTCGGAGACAACCACGTGACGCCCGCCCCAATCCATTCGCAGTAAATCCCAGGGCCAGCCGTCGTGTAATTCAGAACGATAACGCGGCGTCGTCCAGGCCAGGTCGTGATGCCAGAGGATGAGCTTGGGGAAGGCGGCAGTCTGGCGGAGGGAATGCAGGGCGGCAGTGAGGGCTAAATTTTTGTGAAGGGAACAGACGTTGTGGGCGATGAGGATGTCAACGTCGGCGAGGGCGGGATGCAGAACCGAGGCGATTTCTTTGACGAGGCGGCTAAACCGGGGCGGGGCGCGTCCCACGTCCAGTTCGGTTTTGACGGCCAGCACTTCAGGGTGGCGGGAGTCCATCAGCGGCAGTCGAATCAGCCGGATGCGTTCGTCCCAGAGTTCGCCGCGCCCGGCCAGCACCCGAACGTCATGCCCGGCGTCCGCCATCAGCCGGGCGTGATGCGCCAGCACGCTTTCGACGCCGCCCACAATTGGCGGCGTCGAATAATGAATGAGGGCGATGGAACGCGAACGCGAAGCGGTCACGTCGTCAGGCCAAGCACCTCCCGAA comes from Chloroflexota bacterium and encodes:
- a CDS encoding RtcB family protein produces the protein MLCGRKLSHSWNQWRIIVGMISGKILKLNGWPDGKIIGLAKAVAEQLEADTFGDRDAILARLDSVRQNPGNFLADPLLADLARECLRLAQREASKQDDTLRSLPLQYRVWGEEHIDGEALRQMDSAMRLPISAAGALMPDAHVGYGLPIGGVLATQNTVIPYAVGVDIACFVGDTKVPLLDGKDYTLADLAKRTEPFYVYACKPDGKIVIALATAIKTQENAELVEVTIDNGEKILCTPEHEFMLRDGAYQKASELGAGQSLMPFYSQRDNEGYVRIQQNYSGRWHRAHWMAGITGKLSNHKVISVQRVEARQDVYCLVVPQHHNFALSAGVFVHNCRMRLSIYSVSPHLIGQKPGQFEKSLLEQTQFGMGAEWKGNRRAEHAVLDDPAWNATRLLRSLQDNAHRQLGTSGTGNHFVEWGTFTLKQDSPELELKAGEYLALLSHSGSRSVGFKIADFYSKLAMEKHPTLDKSARHLSWLSLDSEEGQEYWLSMELAGKFASANHYVIHHRVAAAAGLKELVVVENHHNFAWREKSPDGSEVIVHRKGATPAGPGVLGVIPGSMGDAGYVVRGKGVADSLSSASHGAGRQMSRKAAIHSITKTARDAYLRERGVTLLGGGLDEAPQAYKPIESIIAAQSDLVDIIGKFTPRLVRMADEPGDI
- a CDS encoding glucosyl-3-phosphoglycerate synthase, which translates into the protein MAGTQAISILVDKWFAENTFHAGEFADLRRLLALKEKQSLKISLALPALNEEATVGRVIETVKRALMDETPLLDEIVLIDSNSTDRTREIAKSLGVPVYIHQQILPELDARRGKGEALWKSLLVTEGDIIAWVDTDIVNIHPRFVYGIIGPLLLNPLIQFVKGFYRRPLKVGDKTQAGGGGRVTELTARPLLNLFYPELSGVIQPLSGEYAGRRSALEQFSFFSGYGVETGLLIDVFEKYGLGAIAQVDLLERIHHNQPLEALSKMSFAILQAVIRKLERRYNRAILDDVNKSMKLIRHQSGNYFLDVEEIVERDRPPMIGMPEYAARRKDRP
- a CDS encoding glycosyltransferase family 4 protein, which translates into the protein MTASRSRSIALIHYSTPPIVGGVESVLAHHARLMADAGHDVRVLAGRGELWDERIRLIRLPLMDSRHPEVLAVKTELDVGRAPPRFSRLVKEIASVLHPALADVDILIAHNVCSLHKNLALTAALHSLRQTAAFPKLILWHHDLAWTTPRYRSELHDGWPWDLLRMDWGGRHVVVSEFRRRELAGLLHISAQSIVVVPNGVETRHLLKLEPQTQMLFEKLKLAEAEPLLLLPVRLTPRKNIELALRAQAELRRDLPQAALVVTGPEGPHNPANAEYKRSLLTLRDELGLKGVAHFVAEHADALSGAEGLPDSVVADFFRLADALLLTSREEGFGIPLLEAAIARLPIFCADIPPLRDLGGEDVTRFSPEAEPKIVAGLIASRLQADPAYRFAVRARQRFTWEKVYNEHIAPLLKGADL